Proteins encoded in a region of the Salinicoccus sp. RF5 genome:
- a CDS encoding DUF1801 domain-containing protein: MDIEEYIRQIDDRWQDAFIGVWRAIGENLPEGFQTEMQHGMPTYAVPKETYPEGYHVDGEALPFISVAAQKRHLAIYHMGIYSDDELYEWFTDAYPEHMATKLNMGKSCSRFSNPQNIPYALLGELAGKMTADEWIALYESRKS, translated from the coding sequence ATGGACATTGAAGAGTATATCAGGCAGATCGACGACAGATGGCAGGATGCTTTTATAGGAGTCTGGAGGGCAATCGGGGAAAACCTCCCAGAAGGATTCCAGACGGAGATGCAGCACGGCATGCCGACTTATGCTGTACCGAAAGAGACGTATCCGGAAGGCTACCATGTGGATGGTGAGGCCCTTCCCTTTATAAGCGTCGCCGCCCAAAAAAGGCACCTCGCCATCTATCATATGGGGATATACAGTGACGATGAACTGTACGAATGGTTTACAGACGCCTATCCGGAGCATATGGCGACCAAGCTCAACATGGGCAAAAGCTGCAGCCGCTTCTCCAACCCACAAAATATTCCCTATGCACTGCTTGGGGAACTTGCCGGGAAGATGACAGCGGATGAGTGGATTGCACTGTATGAGTCAAGGAAGTCTTAG
- a CDS encoding superoxide dismutase family protein: MKIWKLLFLALVLGIVLAACGGNEEPEEEDEERVDETIDEEREDVAEETNAGSEEEVGLMNSEGEETTTATLSEGEHGVNIALVGEDLPAGTHGFHIHETGSCEQPDFESAGGHYNPTDANHGFDDPEGPHAGDMENIEVAEDGTINTEVTADMVTMEEGQETTLYPEGGTALVIHSGADDYESQPSGDAGERIACGVIGE; this comes from the coding sequence ATGAAAATCTGGAAACTTTTGTTTTTGGCACTGGTACTTGGAATCGTGCTGGCAGCCTGTGGCGGTAATGAAGAACCGGAAGAGGAAGATGAGGAAAGAGTCGATGAAACGATTGATGAAGAAAGGGAGGATGTGGCCGAGGAAACGAACGCAGGCAGTGAAGAAGAAGTTGGCCTAATGAACAGTGAAGGGGAAGAGACAACGACTGCAACACTGAGTGAAGGGGAACATGGAGTGAATATTGCGCTTGTGGGAGAAGATCTTCCTGCCGGTACACATGGTTTTCATATCCATGAGACGGGCAGCTGCGAGCAGCCCGATTTCGAATCAGCTGGTGGACACTACAATCCGACAGATGCGAACCATGGGTTTGACGATCCTGAAGGACCACATGCCGGTGACATGGAAAACATAGAGGTTGCTGAAGATGGCACCATAAACACGGAAGTCACAGCAGATATGGTGACGATGGAAGAAGGTCAGGAGACTACGCTCTACCCGGAAGGTGGGACGGCACTCGTCATCCATTCAGGTGCTGATGACTATGAGAGCCAGCCCTCAGGTGATGCCGGTGAACGCATCGCTTGTGGTGTAATCGGAGAATAG
- a CDS encoding cation diffusion facilitator family transporter, with the protein MPHDHSHGANRRVLLISFFIITGYMLVEAVGGWLTNSLALLSDAGHMLSDSISLGVAVLAFSLGRKTANYSKTYGYKRFEILAAIFNGVTLILISAYIFYEAFQRFMDPPEVASGGMLVIAAMGLVVNIIVAWILMRGGDTEGNLNIRAAFLHVMGDLLGSIGAIAAALLIIFFGWGLADPLASVIVAVLIIISGWRVTKDAIHVLMEGTPVGVDVEHIVSVMQADARIIDIHDLHMWSITSGQNAMSCHVTVDDTMTIKESGELLHELERRLGDEGIGHVTIQVEGESHPHDEALMCCLDESVHEAHQ; encoded by the coding sequence ATGCCGCATGATCATTCGCACGGAGCGAACAGGAGGGTTCTTCTGATCAGCTTCTTCATCATCACCGGTTATATGCTCGTTGAAGCGGTCGGCGGCTGGCTGACGAACAGTCTCGCACTCCTGTCCGACGCGGGGCATATGCTGAGTGACTCGATTTCACTGGGTGTGGCGGTCCTCGCCTTCAGTCTGGGGCGGAAGACGGCCAACTACAGCAAGACTTATGGATACAAGCGGTTTGAAATACTGGCGGCGATCTTCAACGGTGTGACGCTCATACTCATTTCCGCCTACATCTTCTACGAGGCGTTCCAACGCTTCATGGATCCGCCTGAAGTCGCGTCGGGGGGCATGCTGGTGATTGCTGCAATGGGACTTGTGGTGAACATCATCGTCGCATGGATATTGATGCGCGGGGGTGATACAGAGGGAAACCTGAACATCAGGGCCGCCTTCCTCCATGTGATGGGAGACTTGCTGGGCTCGATCGGGGCAATCGCCGCTGCCCTCCTGATCATATTCTTCGGCTGGGGGCTGGCCGACCCATTGGCGAGCGTCATCGTTGCTGTCCTGATCATCATCAGCGGCTGGCGGGTGACGAAGGACGCCATCCATGTCCTGATGGAGGGGACACCGGTTGGTGTAGATGTAGAGCACATCGTAAGTGTCATGCAGGCGGATGCCCGCATCATCGATATACACGACCTCCATATGTGGAGCATCACGAGTGGACAGAACGCCATGTCATGCCACGTGACGGTCGATGACACCATGACGATCAAGGAGAGTGGTGAGCTGCTGCATGAACTGGAACGGAGGCTTGGGGATGAGGGTATCGGTCACGTGACCATACAGGTGGAGGGCGAATCCCACCCACATGATGAAGCATTGATGTGCTGTCTTGATGAAAGCGTGCATGAAGCACATCAGTAA
- a CDS encoding iron chaperone yields MSVFEEFISGIDDSDHRERMEEVLSWVHDEYPNMERVVKWNQPMFTDHGTYIIGFSVAKKHMSVAPENKAIEEFGSALEEVGYVHTRQIFRIPWDREVDYALLKKIIEFNIEAKAGVETFWR; encoded by the coding sequence ATGTCAGTATTTGAAGAATTCATCAGTGGAATCGATGACAGTGATCATAGGGAGAGGATGGAAGAGGTGTTGTCTTGGGTGCATGACGAATATCCAAATATGGAGAGGGTTGTGAAGTGGAACCAGCCGATGTTCACAGATCATGGTACATATATCATTGGCTTCAGTGTGGCCAAGAAGCACATGTCGGTTGCGCCCGAGAACAAAGCAATCGAGGAATTCGGAAGTGCCCTCGAAGAAGTCGGCTATGTCCATACGCGTCAAATATTCCGTATACCATGGGATAGGGAAGTGGACTATGCGCTCCTGAAGAAAATCATCGAGTTTAACATTGAAGCTAAGGCTGGGGTGGAAACATTCTGGCGATGA
- a CDS encoding class I SAM-dependent methyltransferase, producing MRNQAMVKKFDRQSKTYDKRRGNDPTDKYRARIIPEAEGKVLEVGIGAGGNFPYYEADIELTGVDFSPKMINAAQEAASAYPFEATLYEADIAELEFDENSFDTIVSTLSFCTYEHPDDVLANFAKWCRPEGTILMMEHGESTNRLLAGALNIVNPVSMKVLGCHQNRNISEIVRHSDLKIVKEERHLVGCLHMLWVKP from the coding sequence ATGAGAAACCAGGCAATGGTCAAGAAGTTCGATCGGCAGTCAAAAACGTATGACAAGCGGAGGGGCAACGATCCTACCGATAAATACCGGGCGCGCATCATTCCGGAAGCCGAAGGCAAGGTTTTGGAGGTGGGTATTGGTGCCGGAGGGAATTTTCCGTACTACGAAGCTGATATTGAGCTGACAGGTGTCGACTTCAGTCCCAAAATGATTAATGCGGCTCAGGAGGCTGCTTCAGCCTATCCCTTTGAAGCGACACTGTACGAGGCGGATATAGCAGAGCTGGAGTTTGATGAAAACAGTTTTGACACCATCGTCTCCACGCTCTCATTCTGTACCTATGAGCACCCTGATGATGTACTTGCGAATTTTGCAAAATGGTGCAGGCCGGAAGGAACGATATTGATGATGGAACATGGCGAAAGTACAAACCGCCTGCTTGCAGGGGCACTGAATATAGTGAATCCGGTTTCGATGAAGGTGCTCGGATGCCATCAGAACAGGAATATCTCAGAAATTGTAAGGCATTCCGATTTGAAGATCGTGAAGGAGGAGAGGCATCTGGTCGGCTGCCTTCATATGCTGTGGGTGAAACCTTGA
- a CDS encoding aldo/keto reductase, whose product MDYIYLGNSGLKVPKYILGTIPFSGTNGFEPAGNIDAETARRHVDICLDAGINMFDTANLYSEGDAEKVLGEAIKGRRDKVLLTSKTGFDLGEDPNAGGASRINIEKSIDRTLERLGTDYLDIYFVHLWDGRTPIEETIETMNDLIKSGKIRYWGVSNYSGWALARTYTIAEQRGLIPPITQQIYYTPEAREAEYELLPAGSELGIGSMIWSPLGEGLLNGKIDRNNEAPSGTRQGSGWPEPWVKDEERLYDVIDALKEVAEERNATVPQIALAWVKDRPNVGPVVIAARNEEQLHENIASYNIRLTQKEHDRIEAAARPEPYYPLWHRAMNSMDKGSPSEISYLEGYKKSMGLE is encoded by the coding sequence ATGGATTATATCTATCTCGGAAATTCCGGTTTGAAAGTGCCCAAGTACATTCTCGGGACGATCCCTTTCAGTGGGACTAATGGATTTGAGCCGGCCGGAAACATTGATGCGGAAACCGCAAGACGTCATGTGGACATCTGCCTCGATGCAGGCATCAACATGTTCGATACAGCCAACCTCTACTCAGAAGGAGATGCGGAAAAGGTGCTCGGAGAAGCCATCAAAGGCAGGAGGGATAAGGTACTCCTGACATCCAAGACAGGATTCGACCTGGGGGAGGACCCAAATGCGGGTGGTGCTTCGCGCATCAATATCGAAAAGTCGATCGACCGTACCCTGGAACGGCTCGGCACCGATTATCTGGACATCTACTTCGTCCACCTCTGGGACGGACGTACCCCCATCGAGGAAACGATCGAAACGATGAACGATCTCATCAAGTCCGGCAAGATCCGGTACTGGGGTGTATCGAACTACAGCGGCTGGGCCTTGGCCAGAACCTATACGATTGCAGAACAAAGGGGGCTCATTCCACCGATTACCCAACAGATCTACTATACGCCTGAAGCACGGGAAGCGGAATACGAGCTGCTGCCGGCCGGCAGTGAACTCGGCATCGGCTCAATGATATGGAGTCCCCTCGGAGAAGGCCTCCTGAACGGAAAGATCGACCGCAATAATGAAGCGCCTTCTGGTACCCGTCAGGGTAGCGGATGGCCAGAGCCCTGGGTGAAGGATGAGGAGCGCTTGTATGATGTCATCGATGCACTCAAGGAAGTCGCAGAAGAGCGCAACGCTACAGTGCCGCAGATCGCCCTTGCATGGGTCAAGGACCGTCCGAATGTGGGTCCTGTGGTCATTGCGGCAAGAAATGAAGAGCAGCTTCATGAAAACATTGCTTCCTACAACATCCGCCTGACCCAGAAAGAGCATGACAGGATTGAAGCAGCAGCCCGGCCTGAGCCATATTATCCACTATGGCATCGTGCGATGAACAGCATGGACAAGGGCTCCCCATCAGAAATCTCCTATTTGGAGGGCTATAAGAAATCGATGGGACTCGAATAG
- the aldA gene encoding aldehyde dehydrogenase — protein MKDHQIYINGEYTSSTGDEWIDIINPATEEVISRTPKGTSEDVDRAVEAASKAQPAWEQVPNIERGRIVRRMGEKIAERRETFIDLLQEEQGKDYELASGEVDLAIDYFEYMSEWARRIEGDIVPSDRSNENILVYKKPIGVVAGIIPWNFPVFILARKVATALMTGCTVVIKPSQHTPNTTMEFTRIVDEMSEVPAGIYNVVTGAGSEIGNALASHKDVHMVTMTGSITAGTKVMEAAAQNITKVNLELGGKAPAIVTENADLDLAAEEITTSRLANNGQACTNAERVYVHESVAEELTRKLKEKFEVKTFGDPRKDKEADLGPLVNQDRLETVDEMVQNAVSSGAKVVTGGEAADVDAGFFYKPTILTDVTHESDIMTDEIFGPVLPISTFSTLDEAIEKANDTVYGLSSSVYTEDLNEAMRVINEMKFGETYVNRENFEAVQGYHAGMRQSGLGGTDGKYGVEDFLVTQVVYMQYKENKK, from the coding sequence GTGAAGGACCATCAGATATATATAAATGGCGAATATACATCCTCGACCGGAGACGAATGGATCGACATCATCAACCCGGCGACCGAGGAAGTGATATCCAGGACACCTAAAGGCACATCAGAAGATGTGGACAGGGCAGTGGAAGCCGCTTCCAAGGCCCAGCCTGCATGGGAGCAGGTGCCGAACATCGAGCGGGGCAGGATTGTACGCAGGATGGGTGAGAAGATCGCCGAAAGAAGAGAGACTTTCATCGATCTGCTCCAGGAAGAGCAGGGGAAGGATTACGAGTTGGCAAGCGGTGAAGTGGATCTGGCGATAGACTATTTCGAATACATGTCCGAATGGGCGAGAAGAATCGAAGGCGATATCGTCCCAAGTGACAGGTCCAATGAGAACATCCTTGTCTACAAGAAGCCGATCGGCGTAGTGGCCGGCATCATTCCGTGGAACTTCCCGGTCTTCATCCTGGCACGGAAAGTGGCCACTGCACTGATGACGGGCTGTACCGTTGTAATAAAGCCGAGTCAGCATACACCGAACACGACGATGGAATTCACCAGAATCGTAGATGAGATGTCAGAGGTCCCTGCAGGCATATATAATGTCGTAACGGGTGCAGGCTCTGAAATCGGCAATGCCCTGGCTTCACACAAGGATGTGCACATGGTGACGATGACAGGCAGCATCACTGCTGGTACAAAAGTGATGGAGGCAGCGGCGCAGAACATTACAAAAGTGAATCTCGAGCTCGGTGGCAAGGCGCCCGCCATAGTGACTGAAAATGCAGACCTCGATCTTGCGGCAGAAGAGATCACGACTTCAAGGCTTGCCAATAATGGGCAGGCCTGCACAAATGCGGAGCGCGTCTATGTCCATGAGAGTGTTGCTGAGGAACTGACCCGTAAGCTCAAGGAGAAGTTTGAAGTGAAGACATTCGGAGATCCACGCAAAGACAAGGAAGCGGATCTCGGCCCCCTAGTCAATCAGGACCGTCTTGAGACAGTGGATGAGATGGTGCAGAATGCAGTTTCATCTGGTGCAAAAGTGGTTACGGGTGGAGAAGCCGCAGATGTCGACGCAGGATTCTTCTATAAACCGACAATCCTCACAGATGTTACCCATGAGTCCGACATCATGACGGATGAAATATTCGGGCCGGTGCTGCCGATATCAACGTTCAGCACATTGGATGAAGCCATTGAAAAAGCCAATGATACCGTATACGGCCTTTCATCTTCAGTTTACACGGAGGACCTGAACGAAGCGATGCGTGTCATCAATGAGATGAAGTTCGGTGAAACTTACGTCAACCGTGAAAACTTCGAGGCTGTTCAGGGGTATCATGCAGGAATGCGCCAATCTGGCCTTGGCGGCACAGACGGCAAATATGGCGTAGAGGATTTCCTTGTGACCCAGGTGGTCTATATGCAGTATAAGGAAAACAAAAAATAG
- a CDS encoding fatty acid desaturase — translation MSKQKQAQLRKDVMPFAKSQTKTSITQLFNTILPFFALWFLAYQSLSISFWLSLLFSIGAAGFMIRTFIIFHDCAHQSFFKSKKWNTIFGTITGVITHFAYEKWKREHSIHHATSGNLDKRGIGDIWVMTVEEYEEAGKWERLKYRLYRNPLIMFGLGPLSLFLLDNRFNRKGAKKKERMNTYLINGLLVAIYCLIGFTLGWHVLLLVQLPIIYVAGMLGIWLFYVQHQFEDSYFENESEWDYVKAAVDGSSYYKLPRWLEWMTGSIGYHHVHHLAPRVPNYSLEKAHESTPPLHQATTITLKSSLESIRFRLYDEKKKTFVTFREMKAQLNEKHQPSTD, via the coding sequence ATGTCAAAACAGAAACAGGCACAGCTGAGGAAAGATGTCATGCCGTTCGCCAAGTCACAGACGAAGACAAGCATCACACAGCTGTTCAACACGATTCTTCCATTTTTTGCGTTATGGTTCCTGGCGTACCAGTCACTGAGCATTTCATTCTGGCTCAGTTTGCTGTTCAGCATCGGAGCTGCCGGCTTCATGATCCGGACGTTCATCATCTTCCACGACTGTGCCCACCAGTCATTCTTCAAGAGCAAGAAGTGGAACACGATATTCGGCACCATCACCGGCGTCATCACCCACTTTGCGTATGAAAAATGGAAGCGGGAACACTCGATCCACCACGCAACAAGCGGCAACCTGGACAAGCGGGGCATCGGTGACATCTGGGTCATGACGGTCGAAGAATACGAAGAAGCAGGAAAATGGGAGAGGCTGAAATATCGCCTCTACCGTAATCCGCTCATCATGTTCGGCCTTGGACCATTGTCACTGTTCCTGCTGGACAACCGTTTCAACCGCAAAGGCGCCAAGAAGAAGGAACGCATGAACACCTATCTGATCAATGGGCTGCTTGTGGCAATCTACTGTCTGATCGGTTTCACGCTTGGCTGGCATGTACTGCTGCTCGTACAGCTTCCGATCATCTACGTTGCAGGCATGCTCGGCATCTGGCTCTTCTATGTCCAGCACCAGTTCGAAGACTCCTATTTTGAAAATGAATCCGAATGGGATTACGTAAAAGCGGCAGTGGACGGCAGCTCCTACTACAAGCTGCCCCGCTGGCTCGAATGGATGACAGGCAGCATCGGCTATCACCATGTGCACCATCTGGCGCCAAGAGTGCCCAACTATTCACTGGAAAAAGCACATGAGAGCACGCCACCCCTGCATCAGGCGACGACCATCACTCTGAAGTCGAGCCTCGAATCCATCCGCTTCCGCCTGTATGATGAGAAGAAGAAGACATTTGTGACCTTCCGAGAGATGAAGGCGCAATTGAATGAAAAGCACCAACCAAGTACAGACTAG
- a CDS encoding DUF4256 domain-containing protein, whose amino-acid sequence MADVRKLTNEESRHLLSVLKVRFESHMYRHEDMEWRDVEARLDRHPEKLWSLGEMERTGGEPDVATEADGTIIFYDFSAESPEGRRKVCYDDEALQARKKNKPENSAVGMAEEMGVELLDEAHYRQLQTIEVVDRKTSSWIRTPADIRKRGGALFGDYRYGAMFIYHNGAESYYSARGFRAMLLI is encoded by the coding sequence ATGGCAGATGTAAGGAAGTTGACGAATGAGGAGAGCCGGCATTTGCTCAGTGTATTGAAGGTACGTTTTGAATCGCATATGTACCGTCATGAGGATATGGAGTGGAGAGATGTTGAAGCACGTCTCGACAGACATCCCGAAAAGCTGTGGTCCCTGGGGGAAATGGAACGGACCGGTGGGGAACCGGATGTGGCAACTGAGGCGGATGGGACAATAATATTCTATGATTTTTCAGCTGAAAGCCCGGAAGGGCGGCGTAAGGTCTGTTATGACGATGAGGCACTCCAGGCAAGAAAAAAGAACAAGCCTGAAAACAGTGCAGTCGGCATGGCGGAGGAGATGGGGGTGGAACTCCTTGATGAGGCGCATTACCGGCAGCTCCAGACCATTGAAGTGGTCGATCGCAAGACATCAAGCTGGATCCGGACACCGGCCGACATCAGGAAGCGGGGAGGCGCCCTGTTTGGGGATTACCGATATGGCGCGATGTTCATCTATCATAACGGTGCGGAATCCTATTACAGTGCCAGGGGGTTCCGGGCCATGCTCCTTATATGA
- a CDS encoding HAD-IIIA family hydrolase, giving the protein MHKAVFLDRDGVINEVLNHRVKFVNRPEDLHLLEGVEQAIRQFNEDGWKVFIVTNQGGVGLGYMTEDALGEIHDRLVNLLGDSGARVDDIAYCPHMPHEGCACRKPEAGMILDLAETHDISLGESYMVGDREPDIQAGRNAGTRTVFIGNRKNKKVGADHHFADLLSFSNWLVNRGWT; this is encoded by the coding sequence ATGCATAAGGCAGTATTTCTGGATCGGGACGGCGTCATCAATGAAGTGCTCAACCACCGGGTGAAGTTCGTGAACCGTCCCGAGGATCTCCACCTCCTTGAAGGTGTAGAACAGGCCATCAGACAGTTCAATGAGGATGGATGGAAAGTGTTCATCGTCACCAACCAGGGCGGTGTCGGCCTTGGCTATATGACTGAGGATGCGCTCGGGGAAATACATGACAGGCTCGTGAATCTCCTTGGGGACTCGGGTGCCAGGGTGGATGATATCGCCTACTGTCCGCACATGCCCCATGAAGGATGTGCATGCAGGAAGCCGGAAGCGGGGATGATCCTGGACCTTGCAGAGACCCACGATATCTCTCTTGGAGAGAGCTACATGGTGGGCGACAGGGAACCGGATATCCAGGCTGGCCGGAATGCAGGCACTCGGACCGTCTTTATCGGCAACAGGAAAAATAAGAAAGTCGGCGCAGATCATCATTTCGCGGATCTCCTTTCATTCTCCAACTGGCTGGTGAACAGGGGATGGACGTGA
- a CDS encoding ATP-dependent Clp protease ATP-binding subunit, whose translation MKCQNCGINDANVNLAMNINNQKAQVHLCNECFREIRGQMMGGGDFFSGSPFENSGSNDKQFQGNGSGQAGTRTRQKQAAGGDGLLDQLGKNVSDEARAGNIDPIIGRDTEIKRVIETLNRRNKNNPVLIGEPGVGKTAIAEGLALKITEGAVPAKLTDKEIYVLDVASLVANTGIRGQFEERMKQLIAELQERKDVILFIDEIHQIVGAGTAESSQMDAGNILKPALARGEVQIIGATTLKEYRQIEKDAALERRLQPILVKEPTLDEAEQILQGIKDRYEKFHEVRYSDDAIHAFVTLSDRYIQDRFLPDKAIDLMDEVGSRLNLSNAESDSNSIQQRLNEIAREKEEAAEREEYERAANLKYQEIQLEKQLEKAKDKEQVLDVEVSDIQLIVEEKTGIPVTKLQADEQKKMRDLEGELAKKVIGQEEAVGKVAKAVRRSRAGLKSKHRPIGSFLFVGPTGVGKTELTKALAEELFGSRESMIRLDMSEYMEKHTVSKIIGSPPGYVGHEEAGQLTEKVRRNPYSIILLDEIEKAHPDVQNMFLQIMEDGHLTDSHGRTVSFKDTVIIMTSNAGTGVNTASVGFNPDKHESVSTLDNLSDYFKPEFLNRFDSIINFNALTEDNLIEIVDLMLAELQETVEENDISITITDEAKRELARLGYDKRFGARPLRRVIQDKIEDQLTDLILEEETVDDVRVQLEDEEIAVVKG comes from the coding sequence ATGAAATGTCAAAATTGTGGTATTAATGATGCGAATGTCAACTTGGCAATGAACATCAATAACCAAAAGGCACAAGTCCACTTATGCAATGAATGTTTCCGTGAAATCAGAGGCCAGATGATGGGCGGCGGTGATTTCTTTTCGGGGTCTCCTTTCGAAAATTCAGGTTCCAATGATAAGCAGTTCCAAGGAAATGGCAGCGGCCAGGCCGGAACAAGAACAAGACAGAAACAGGCTGCCGGAGGCGATGGGCTGCTGGATCAGCTTGGCAAGAACGTTTCCGATGAAGCGCGGGCAGGCAACATAGACCCGATCATCGGACGTGACACGGAAATCAAGCGTGTCATCGAAACGCTGAACAGAAGGAATAAGAACAATCCGGTACTGATCGGTGAGCCGGGTGTCGGTAAGACCGCTATTGCTGAAGGTCTGGCACTCAAGATCACCGAAGGGGCAGTTCCTGCGAAACTCACCGATAAAGAGATCTATGTGCTTGATGTGGCATCACTCGTAGCGAACACAGGCATTCGCGGTCAATTTGAAGAGCGCATGAAGCAGCTGATTGCTGAGCTTCAGGAACGTAAGGATGTCATCCTGTTCATCGATGAGATCCACCAGATCGTCGGTGCAGGGACAGCGGAAAGTTCACAGATGGATGCAGGCAACATCTTGAAGCCGGCACTGGCACGTGGTGAAGTCCAGATCATCGGTGCGACGACACTTAAGGAGTATCGCCAGATTGAAAAGGATGCGGCCCTTGAACGCCGTCTGCAGCCGATTCTCGTAAAAGAGCCGACACTGGACGAAGCGGAGCAGATTCTTCAGGGGATTAAGGACCGCTACGAAAAATTCCACGAAGTACGCTACTCCGACGATGCCATCCACGCATTCGTTACACTGAGTGACCGCTATATCCAGGATCGTTTCCTGCCGGATAAGGCAATCGACCTTATGGATGAAGTCGGCTCACGCCTCAACCTCTCGAATGCGGAAAGCGATTCGAACTCCATCCAGCAGCGTCTGAATGAAATCGCCCGGGAAAAAGAGGAGGCAGCTGAGCGTGAAGAGTATGAAAGAGCTGCAAACCTCAAGTATCAGGAAATACAGCTTGAAAAGCAGCTTGAGAAGGCCAAGGATAAGGAACAGGTGCTCGATGTCGAAGTTTCAGACATCCAATTGATCGTCGAAGAGAAGACGGGTATTCCTGTAACGAAGCTTCAGGCCGATGAACAGAAGAAGATGCGCGATCTTGAAGGTGAACTTGCCAAGAAGGTCATCGGCCAGGAGGAGGCGGTCGGCAAGGTGGCCAAAGCTGTGCGCCGCAGCCGTGCCGGGCTGAAGTCCAAGCATCGTCCAATCGGGTCATTCCTATTTGTCGGACCGACGGGGGTCGGTAAGACGGAATTGACAAAGGCACTGGCTGAAGAGCTTTTCGGCTCCCGTGAATCAATGATCAGGCTCGACATGAGTGAGTACATGGAGAAGCACACCGTGTCCAAGATCATCGGTTCGCCACCGGGATATGTCGGACACGAAGAAGCGGGACAACTGACGGAGAAGGTCCGCCGGAACCCTTACAGCATCATTCTGCTGGATGAGATAGAAAAAGCCCATCCGGATGTACAGAACATGTTCCTGCAGATCATGGAAGATGGTCATCTGACAGATTCCCATGGCCGTACGGTCAGTTTTAAGGATACCGTCATCATCATGACGAGCAACGCGGGAACTGGTGTGAATACAGCAAGCGTCGGCTTCAACCCGGACAAGCATGAATCCGTATCGACGCTGGACAACTTGAGCGACTACTTCAAGCCTGAATTCCTGAACCGCTTCGATTCGATCATCAACTTCAATGCATTGACTGAAGATAACCTGATTGAAATCGTCGACCTGATGCTTGCAGAACTTCAGGAGACTGTCGAGGAGAACGACATCAGCATCACAATCACTGATGAAGCCAAGCGTGAACTTGCACGGCTCGGTTATGACAAACGGTTCGGTGCAAGGCCGCTCCGCAGGGTCATCCAGGATAAGATAGAAGATCAGCTGACCGATCTCATCCTGGAGGAAGAGACTGTAGATGATGTAAGAGTACAGTTGGAAGACGAAGAGATTGCAGTTGTGAAAGGCTAG
- a CDS encoding heme-binding protein produces MSRINLENAKKIIEGAEKKASEIGVQMVISVIDEGGNLVAVHRMDDAWLASIDIAQNKAWTSVALKMPTSNLEEATVPNAELFGLNTTNQGRIVVFGGGIPLEADGKVVGAIGVSGSSVPDDVKVAEAGVEAFKAL; encoded by the coding sequence ATGAGTAGAATCAACCTGGAAAATGCAAAAAAGATAATTGAAGGTGCCGAGAAGAAGGCGTCTGAAATCGGTGTACAGATGGTGATCTCCGTCATTGATGAAGGCGGCAACCTGGTTGCGGTGCACCGCATGGATGATGCGTGGCTCGCAAGCATCGACATTGCGCAGAACAAGGCATGGACATCAGTGGCCCTGAAGATGCCGACATCCAATCTGGAAGAGGCGACGGTACCGAATGCAGAACTCTTCGGCCTGAACACGACAAATCAGGGACGCATCGTCGTCTTTGGTGGCGGCATCCCGCTTGAAGCGGATGGCAAGGTTGTCGGCGCCATCGGTGTCAGCGGCAGCAGTGTACCGGATGATGTGAAGGTGGCCGAAGCGGGGGTCGAAGCATTCAAGGCGCTATAG